Proteins encoded in a region of the Elaeis guineensis isolate ETL-2024a chromosome 7, EG11, whole genome shotgun sequence genome:
- the LOC105048702 gene encoding uncharacterized protein, producing MEGQRSPGAKLARTSSLLRSPTLRSYPHSLSTLAEEDPDDEKPTRPPPAARPSFPPPRSSSLSPHPHPPLLFIFFIREFFSSGNLLLASGAVAVASVIILLWKVFIFGRAARRSGSVQWFIGDEDRILRKGRGRIGRIVREGVEFYGNGDVYEGEFHQGKCNGSGVYSFFGKGRYEGDWVDGKYDGYGVESWARGSRYRGQYRQGLRHGFGMYRFYNGDSYAGEWLGGQSHGSGVQACSDGSCYVGQFKCGVKHGLGCYSFRNGDRYSGEYFGDKIHGFGVYHFANGHCYEGSWHEGRRQGFGTYAFRNSEMRSGEWDCGVLKIPLLPSDPLVRRAIQAAIKAAESANNLPRLDDQVNKAVTAANRAATSARVAAIKAVQNHMDGKFCDPDV from the exons aTGGAAGGCCAAAGGAGCCCGGGGGCGAAGCTAGCTCGGACTTCCTCTCTCCTCCGTTCCCCCACCCTCCGTTCCTACCCCCACAGCCTCTCAACCTTGGCGGAAGAGGACCCGGACGACGAGAAGCCCACCCGACCCCCCCCCGCTGCCCGCCCCTCCTTTCCTCCACCCcgttcctcctctctctctcctcatcctcatcctcctctcctcttcatcttcttcatcagAGAGTTTTTTTCCTCCGGGAACCTCCTCCTCGCCTCGGGCGCCGTCGCCGTCGCATCCGTGATCATCCTCCTGTGGAAAGTTTTCATCTTTGGCCGCGCCGCTAGGCGGAGTGGCTCAGTCCAGTGGTTTATCGGCGATGAAGATAGGATTTTGAGGAAGGGGAGGGGTAGGATTGGGAGGATAGTGAGGGAAGGAGTGGAATTTTACGGCAATGGGGATGTGTATGAGGGGGAGTTCCACCAGGGGAAGTGTAATGGGAGCGGGGTGTATAGCTTTTTCGGGAAGGGGAGGTATGAAGGGGATTGGGTTGATGGGAAGTATGACGGGTATGGGGTCGAGAGCTGGGCGAGGGGGAGTCGATACAGGGGACAATACCGCCAGGGACTGCGGCATGGGTTCGGGATGTATCGGTTCTATAATGGGGATAGCTATGCCGGGGAGTGGCTCGGCGGGCAGAGCCATGGGAGTGGAGTGCAAGCTTGCTCTGATGGTAGCTGCTATGTGGGGCAATTCAAGTGCGGAGTTAAGCATGGGCTTGGCTGCTACAGTTTCAG GAATGGTGATAGGTACAGTGGTGAATACTTTGGAGACAAAATTCATGGTTTTGGCGTCTATCACTTCGCTAACGGCCACTGCTACGAGGGCTCATGGCATGAAGGCCGGAGACAAGGTTTTGGAACATACGCATTCCGAAATAGTGAAATGAGATCAGGAGAGTGGGATTGTGGTGTTTTAAAGATCCCCCTCCTCCCATCAGATCCTTTGGTGCGACGAGCTATTCAA GCTGCAATAAAGGCTGCAGAGAGTGCTAATAACCTCCCCCGGCTGGACGACCAAGTCAATAAGGCAGTCACAGCTGCAAATAGAGCAGCCACTTCTGCTAGGGTTGCTGCAATCAAAGCTGTCCAGAACCATATGGATGGAAAATTTTGTGATCCAGATGTGTAA